The Longimicrobiales bacterium genome has a window encoding:
- a CDS encoding ABC transporter permease has product MRLESLTEGAALAIDQLRANKFRSGLTILGIVVGVATVMAMSAMIQGIKTSVAGEMEAMGPKNFMVARFNMNGVQIGGPGSRSDRNNPKITPLEARRIEQLPGIRETLIALDMSAEFVNGRQRLASVQIAGREDGWAEYTNATIVSGHDMLRNDVRSGAAVVLLTTDLAETLYGALDPVGRIVRINGRPFEIVGIVKMPDNVFSALQKNLALMPYTSVLKHLGASDEGLAVLVSPSAATSQDEAMDQVTTLLRTTRGLRPDEDNDFALIRQEEFLEMFNTVTSVFFMVMLALSSVGLMVGGVGVIAIMMIAVTERTREIGIRKAIGATQREILWQFLFEAVTVTCIGAIIGMAIGAGGAYLVAALTPIPAAVPLGAILAALGMAAVAGVAFGMWPAWKAAKMDPVEALRFE; this is encoded by the coding sequence ATGCGCCTCGAGAGCCTCACGGAAGGTGCCGCACTCGCGATCGACCAGCTGCGTGCGAACAAGTTCCGCTCCGGACTGACGATCCTCGGCATCGTGGTGGGTGTCGCTACGGTCATGGCCATGAGCGCGATGATCCAGGGCATCAAGACGAGTGTGGCCGGCGAGATGGAGGCGATGGGACCGAAGAACTTCATGGTCGCTCGTTTCAACATGAACGGCGTCCAGATCGGCGGCCCCGGCAGCCGCTCGGACCGGAACAATCCGAAGATCACGCCGCTCGAGGCACGCCGCATCGAGCAGCTGCCAGGCATCCGTGAAACGCTCATTGCGCTCGACATGAGCGCCGAGTTCGTCAACGGACGGCAGCGTCTCGCCAGCGTGCAGATCGCGGGACGCGAGGATGGCTGGGCCGAGTACACCAACGCCACGATCGTCTCGGGTCACGACATGCTGCGCAACGATGTGCGCTCCGGCGCCGCCGTCGTGCTGCTCACGACGGACCTGGCGGAGACGCTTTACGGTGCACTCGATCCGGTCGGCCGGATCGTGCGGATCAACGGCAGGCCGTTCGAGATCGTCGGCATCGTGAAGATGCCGGACAATGTCTTCAGTGCGCTGCAGAAGAACCTGGCGCTCATGCCCTACACGTCCGTGCTCAAGCACCTGGGTGCCTCGGACGAGGGCCTGGCCGTACTGGTGTCGCCCTCTGCCGCGACATCGCAGGACGAGGCCATGGACCAGGTGACGACGCTCCTGCGCACTACGCGCGGCCTGCGCCCGGATGAGGACAACGACTTCGCGCTGATCCGGCAGGAGGAGTTCCTGGAGATGTTCAACACGGTGACGAGCGTATTCTTCATGGTCATGCTCGCGCTGTCGTCGGTGGGTCTGATGGTCGGCGGTGTCGGCGTCATCGCGATCATGATGATCGCCGTGACGGAGCGAACGCGCGAGATCGGCATCCGCAAAGCAATCGGCGCCACGCAGCGCGAGATCCTGTGGCAGTTCCTGTTCGAGGCCGTGACGGTGACATGCATTGGAGCGATCATCGGCATGGCCATCGGCGCCGGCGGGGCGTATCTCGTCGCCGCACTCACACCGATCCCCGCAGCGGTCCCGCTCGGCGCGATCCTCGCCGCACTCGGCATGGCCGCGGTTGCGGGTGTCGCATTCGGAATGTGGCCTGCCTGGAAGGCGGCGAAGATGGACCCGGTCGAGGCACTGCGGTTTGAGTAG
- a CDS encoding ABC transporter permease gives MNLREGILLALNQIRAQKLKSFFAVLGVIIGVMFLITVVSVVEGMNKYMEEDFAGAIYGLNTLTLSRQPEISFSSDPDVWRAYRRRPRITFDDADAIRNALTVPAMVAVESFSGGNMVSEQGVEVENVWLTGASADLLRIRDMDVEHGRGFTAPEDRSGVPVILLGAETASTLFGALDPLGRTVKVRGAQFRVIGVLKKQGSLFGMSMDNRAFAPARSPMGRLVNPQGIVDRILVKPFETDDMEQARLDVEAVMRIRHKLRGAEENDFAIETASESMSFWQNIRKILMIAFPGLVSIALVVGGIVIMNIMLVSVTERTREIGIRKALGARRRDIHVQVLVESATLSLLGALIGIGIGVVLAQVVQALSPLPAAIAPVWMGVSVLMGMGVGVIAGIYPAARAARLDPVVALRAE, from the coding sequence ATGAACCTGCGTGAAGGTATCCTGCTGGCCCTCAACCAGATCCGTGCGCAGAAGCTGAAGAGCTTCTTCGCGGTACTCGGCGTCATCATCGGCGTCATGTTCCTGATCACGGTCGTAAGCGTGGTCGAGGGCATGAACAAGTACATGGAAGAGGATTTCGCGGGCGCCATCTACGGACTCAACACACTCACGCTCAGCCGTCAGCCCGAGATCAGCTTCAGCTCGGACCCGGACGTCTGGCGGGCGTATCGGCGCCGGCCACGCATCACGTTCGACGACGCGGACGCGATTCGCAACGCGCTCACGGTGCCCGCCATGGTCGCCGTCGAGAGCTTCAGCGGCGGCAACATGGTGTCGGAGCAGGGTGTGGAGGTCGAGAACGTGTGGCTCACGGGTGCGTCCGCCGATCTGCTGCGCATCCGTGACATGGACGTGGAGCACGGTCGCGGCTTCACTGCGCCCGAGGACCGCTCCGGCGTGCCGGTCATCCTGCTGGGCGCGGAGACCGCGTCGACGCTTTTCGGTGCGCTCGACCCGCTCGGCCGCACGGTAAAGGTCAGGGGCGCGCAGTTCCGTGTGATCGGCGTGCTGAAAAAGCAGGGATCGCTGTTCGGCATGTCCATGGACAACCGCGCTTTTGCGCCCGCCCGCTCACCGATGGGCCGGCTGGTCAATCCACAGGGTATCGTCGACCGCATCCTGGTCAAGCCGTTCGAGACCGATGACATGGAGCAGGCGCGTCTCGACGTTGAAGCCGTCATGCGGATCCGCCACAAGCTGCGCGGCGCCGAAGAGAACGACTTCGCGATCGAAACGGCATCGGAGTCGATGAGCTTCTGGCAGAACATCCGCAAGATCCTGATGATCGCGTTCCCGGGTCTGGTGTCGATCGCGCTCGTGGTCGGCGGCATCGTGATCATGAACATCATGCTCGTATCGGTGACGGAGCGGACGCGTGAGATCGGCATCCGCAAGGCGCTCGGTGCACGGAGGCGCGACATCCACGTGCAGGTGCTCGTGGAGTCGGCGACGCTGTCACTGCTCGGAGCGCTCATCGGCATAGGAATCGGCGTCGTGCTCGCCCAGGTCGTGCAGGCGCTCTCACCGCTGCCGGCCGCGATCGCTCCCGTCTGGATGGGAGTTTCAGTTCTGATGGGCATGGGCGTCGGCGTCATTGCCGGCATCTACCCTGCCGCGCGCGCCGCGCGGCTCGATCCTGTCGTCGCCCTGCGGGCGGAGTAA
- a CDS encoding ABC transporter ATP-binding protein, protein MSIPVIRTQGLTKEYVLGAETVRALRGVDLTIERNEYIAIMGPSGSGKSTFMNLIGCLDTPTAGEYWLDGTQVSGLEDDELAKIRNQYIGFVFQTFNLLPRASALHNVELPLIYAGVSKKERQERAVDVLQKVGLGDRMEHKPSELSGGQRQRVAVARALVNRPSLLLADEPTGNLDSKTSTDIMALFDELHAGGQTIMLVTHEHDIAEHAHRTVTLRDGIISADEPTGRALTHAGAQAGV, encoded by the coding sequence ATGTCCATACCAGTCATTCGTACGCAGGGTCTGACCAAGGAATATGTGCTCGGTGCTGAGACCGTGCGTGCGCTGCGCGGCGTCGATCTCACGATCGAGCGCAATGAGTACATCGCCATCATGGGCCCGTCCGGCTCCGGCAAGTCGACGTTCATGAACCTGATCGGCTGCCTGGACACGCCCACGGCCGGTGAATACTGGCTGGATGGCACGCAGGTCTCCGGTCTCGAGGACGACGAGCTGGCGAAGATCCGCAACCAGTACATCGGTTTCGTGTTCCAGACGTTCAACCTGCTGCCGCGGGCATCGGCACTGCACAACGTGGAGCTGCCGCTGATCTATGCCGGTGTTTCCAAGAAGGAACGGCAGGAACGCGCTGTGGACGTGCTGCAGAAGGTCGGGCTGGGAGACCGCATGGAGCACAAGCCGTCGGAGCTCTCCGGCGGCCAGCGTCAGCGCGTCGCGGTCGCACGTGCACTCGTCAACCGTCCGTCCCTGCTGCTCGCCGACGAGCCGACCGGCAACCTGGACAGCAAGACGAGCACGGACATCATGGCGCTCTTCGACGAGCTGCATGCCGGTGGCCAGACGATCATGCTGGTGACGCACGAGCATGACATCGCGGAGCACGCGCACCGTACGGTGACGCTGCGCGACGGCATTATCTCGGCGGACGAGCCGACGGGTCGTGCGCTTACCCACGCCGGCGCCCAGGCGGGCGTCTGA
- a CDS encoding efflux RND transporter periplasmic adaptor subunit yields MKKGMKIGIGVAALVGVVAVSMVAASRADSGGAMVRMEPVATRDLVATVTASGWIRPHRRVEVQADIMGRIIELNVKEGDVVQRGQVLLRIDPTQFEAAVSRAQAAVSEAMAREAQTKANLLQAERAYERFAQLAQSDEQLVSRQQLEEAETQMLVQRELLTAAGFGVAQSRSALTEARDRLAKTVIRAPMDGMITRLNVEEGSTAIVGTTNNPGSILLTVADLSSMEAVVRVDETDVPDIHVGDSASVTIDAFPRQPFTGRVSEISYSSVRSPLQQGAAASTQGGQAIDYEIVITLDNPPTSLRSDLSVSSDIVTAKRPGALSVPIIALTVREEPDADPIENEDPAARAAGEAAAEGRARKADQEGVFVVREGKAVFVPVTVGIAGQEYFEVITGVTTADTVVAGPYEVIRTLENGQAVRPMPATTPTGTTSGAQAAARES; encoded by the coding sequence ATGAAGAAGGGTATGAAGATCGGGATAGGCGTCGCCGCCCTCGTTGGCGTCGTGGCCGTCTCGATGGTTGCTGCGTCGCGAGCTGACAGCGGCGGAGCGATGGTGCGCATGGAGCCCGTAGCGACGCGCGACCTCGTGGCGACTGTTACCGCGAGCGGCTGGATCCGTCCGCACCGGCGCGTCGAGGTGCAGGCCGACATCATGGGTCGCATCATCGAGCTGAACGTCAAGGAAGGCGACGTTGTGCAGCGCGGCCAGGTGCTGCTGCGCATCGACCCGACGCAGTTCGAGGCGGCCGTGTCGCGCGCGCAGGCCGCGGTGAGCGAAGCCATGGCGCGTGAGGCACAGACGAAGGCGAACCTGCTCCAGGCTGAGCGTGCATACGAGCGGTTCGCGCAGCTCGCACAGTCCGACGAGCAGCTCGTCAGCCGCCAGCAGCTCGAGGAGGCCGAGACGCAGATGCTCGTGCAGCGCGAGCTGCTGACCGCCGCCGGCTTCGGCGTCGCGCAGTCGCGGTCGGCACTCACGGAGGCGCGCGACCGGCTGGCAAAGACGGTCATCCGCGCCCCCATGGACGGCATGATCACGCGGCTCAATGTCGAGGAAGGCTCCACCGCGATCGTCGGCACGACGAACAACCCGGGCAGCATCCTGCTGACCGTCGCCGATCTGTCGTCGATGGAGGCAGTCGTCCGCGTCGATGAAACCGATGTGCCCGACATCCACGTGGGCGACAGCGCGTCCGTCACGATCGACGCGTTTCCGCGGCAGCCGTTCACAGGCCGCGTAAGCGAGATCAGCTACAGCTCGGTACGTTCTCCGCTCCAGCAGGGTGCAGCAGCGAGCACGCAGGGCGGACAGGCGATCGATTACGAGATCGTGATCACACTCGACAATCCGCCGACATCGCTCCGCTCGGACCTCTCGGTTTCGTCGGACATCGTGACGGCGAAGCGGCCGGGCGCGCTGTCGGTGCCGATCATCGCGCTCACCGTGCGCGAGGAACCGGACGCCGATCCGATCGAGAACGAGGATCCCGCCGCCCGCGCGGCCGGCGAGGCGGCAGCGGAAGGGCGCGCGCGGAAAGCAGACCAGGAGGGCGTGTTCGTGGTGCGTGAGGGCAAGGCCGTGTTCGTGCCCGTCACCGTCGGCATCGCCGGCCAGGAATATTTCGAGGTGATCACGGGCGTGACGACGGCCGATACGGTCGTTGCGGGACCGTATGAGGTCATCCGTACGCTCGAGAACGGACAGGCGGTCCGGCCGATGCCGGCCACGACACCAACCGGTACAACGAGCGGCGCACAGGCCGCCGCGCGGGAGTCCTGA
- a CDS encoding TolC family protein, protein MALILALAPDASAQTGATLTLDEAITLARRNNPDFLQQANDVAAADWAVRDAYGSLLPGASASTSYNYQAAGTQRVGNFGDIGVTNSTDYYSSNYNLGVNYRLSGASLMAPGQAKSQRRATAAGVEAAVFTLRTNVTRQYLAVKRARDGVTLAEQELARAGDNLRLAQARVDVGAAIPMEATQAQIERGRAEVTLLQARNLVETERLRLAQVLGTDLPADVDLTTQFAVTDVPWTETQLQAFAAQAHPSLQAARAAESASRASVRMARSSYLPSLSFSAGISGFMRQAGNSEYLVDQAWQGAYAQQDQCELMNQISSGLSTPLPGTPQDCTRFFLTSEDEQRIRESNSLFPFGYERNPFSASLTISLPIFDGLSRERQVEQAKIARTDAELRLRSEEMRLRTEIAAALGTARTGASSAELEARNVELADEQLRLARERYRLGAASYIELQEAETLKARADRAYLSALYQFHESLAALEAAVGRPLTGAEIR, encoded by the coding sequence TTGGCGCTTATACTGGCGCTGGCGCCGGACGCGTCCGCCCAGACAGGTGCAACCCTCACTCTGGATGAGGCAATCACTCTCGCCCGGCGGAACAACCCCGACTTCCTGCAGCAGGCGAACGACGTCGCCGCGGCCGACTGGGCCGTCCGTGACGCCTACGGCTCGCTGCTGCCGGGTGCTTCGGCGTCGACGTCCTACAACTACCAGGCCGCGGGCACACAGCGCGTCGGCAATTTCGGCGATATTGGCGTGACGAATTCCACCGATTACTACTCGTCGAATTACAACCTGGGCGTTAACTACCGCCTGAGCGGCGCCTCACTGATGGCGCCCGGGCAGGCGAAGTCACAGCGCCGGGCGACAGCTGCGGGTGTGGAGGCCGCAGTGTTCACGCTGCGCACGAACGTTACGCGCCAGTACCTGGCTGTGAAGCGCGCGCGCGATGGCGTCACGCTGGCCGAGCAGGAGCTCGCGCGCGCGGGCGACAACCTGCGCCTCGCGCAGGCACGCGTGGATGTGGGCGCGGCGATCCCGATGGAAGCGACGCAGGCCCAGATCGAGCGTGGCCGTGCCGAGGTGACACTGCTCCAGGCACGCAATCTGGTCGAGACGGAACGGTTGCGACTGGCACAGGTGCTCGGCACGGACCTCCCCGCCGATGTCGATCTGACGACGCAGTTCGCGGTGACCGATGTGCCCTGGACGGAGACGCAGCTCCAGGCCTTCGCCGCGCAGGCGCATCCGTCGCTCCAGGCCGCACGAGCCGCGGAATCGGCATCGCGGGCCAGTGTGCGCATGGCGCGGTCCTCGTATCTCCCGTCCCTGAGCTTCTCGGCCGGGATATCCGGGTTCATGCGCCAGGCCGGCAACTCCGAGTATCTCGTCGACCAGGCGTGGCAGGGCGCGTACGCGCAGCAGGACCAGTGCGAGCTGATGAACCAGATCAGCTCCGGACTGAGCACGCCGCTGCCCGGCACGCCGCAGGACTGCACACGATTCTTCCTGACGAGCGAAGACGAGCAGCGGATCCGCGAGAGCAACTCGCTCTTCCCGTTCGGCTACGAGCGTAATCCGTTTTCGGCGTCACTGACGATCTCGCTGCCGATATTCGACGGCCTCTCGCGCGAGCGGCAGGTGGAACAGGCGAAGATCGCCCGGACCGACGCCGAGCTGCGCCTCAGGTCGGAGGAGATGCGTCTGCGCACCGAGATCGCCGCGGCGCTCGGCACGGCGCGCACGGGCGCCAGCAGTGCGGAGCTCGAGGCGCGCAACGTGGAGCTCGCCGATGAGCAGCTGAGACTGGCGCGCGAGCGCTATCGTCTCGGTGCAGCATCGTACATCGAGCTCCAGGAAGCGGAAACGCTCAAGGCGCGTGCTGACCGCGCGTATCTGAGCGCACTCTATCAGTTCCATGAAAGCCTCGCCGCGCTCGAAGCGGCGGTTGGCCGTCCACTTACCGGTGCGGAGATCCGCTAA
- a CDS encoding creatininase family protein: MAATSLALDELSWIDAAAHLARNPRLIIPVGALEQHGPHLPLGSNVLIARRVAVDLSTRFGVLRAPTMYYGVNVPSEREYAGTASLRQKTLHRAVNELLAAWEEHGVGEFIIITAHRHEPHLDALATLITGRARVRVVSLWDVEVGDLLEKQPGALHACEAETSVMLYLYPDLVRMERARDFHISEEEFERYVRGQLPSPPPGGAGVVGYPTAATAAKGEAIYTRLLDAVRRALFQADDEESDTV; this comes from the coding sequence ATGGCCGCCACATCACTGGCCCTGGATGAGCTGAGCTGGATCGACGCCGCCGCACACCTGGCGCGCAACCCCCGCCTCATCATACCCGTCGGCGCCCTCGAGCAACACGGACCGCACCTGCCGCTCGGCAGCAATGTACTCATTGCGCGCCGCGTCGCGGTCGATCTGTCCACCCGCTTCGGTGTGCTCCGCGCGCCCACCATGTACTACGGCGTGAACGTGCCCTCCGAACGAGAGTATGCCGGCACGGCCTCGCTGCGCCAGAAGACGCTCCATCGCGCGGTAAACGAGCTGCTCGCCGCGTGGGAGGAGCACGGCGTCGGCGAGTTCATTATCATCACCGCCCACCGCCATGAGCCGCACCTCGACGCCCTCGCCACCCTCATCACCGGCCGCGCCCGCGTCCGCGTCGTATCCCTATGGGATGTCGAGGTCGGGGACCTTCTCGAGAAGCAGCCGGGAGCCCTGCACGCCTGCGAGGCCGAGACGTCCGTCATGCTCTACCTCTACCCTGACCTGGTGCGCATGGAGCGCGCGCGCGACTTCCATATCTCGGAGGAGGAATTCGAGCGATACGTTCGCGGCCAGCTCCCCTCCCCGCCCCCCGGCGGCGCGGGCGTCGTCGGCTATCCAACCGCTGCCACAGCCGCCAAGGGAGAAGCGATCTACACCCGTCTGCTCGATGCAGTTCGCCGCGCCCTGTTCCAGGCGGATGACGAAGAATCCGATACGGTGTGA
- a CDS encoding ATP-binding protein, whose protein sequence is MKRIQAERSVLGALGATVLTLYLLVWWTRRLEVGWLIAAIAAFIVAVALTWLAWRRRAAPRPLVLSLGLLLLGAGFATMTTWQFERIGLSWSSIVEQRQARIGAELNARMSDVVQRGMASARQAAAIAGSRSASTDMFRPLATLREQYQVDGLALYTQQGGLLAWAGEHRGELPDTLWMREMSAYFEERPLFSYVYFPVLVPGREEYAIAAVLVETGVISDGSDGGIGEVVEARTQTRASFRSGGGSDEVWSLVVGGDTVVHARLEPLTQRSWRERVERTARVVVLLLVLFAYLALCVAWLRSTGPSRPAWAAALPLAALLPVIMGAPLRETLGAERLFSPVLFTLPPRDYSLGALLAVLLPLTALVAGARRRQRPVFRPGVRIAAGALVVAVAYPLVLSVLFAGTTTTLLEGTPAYWYAFQLATVLILSVVTLFSLPRRNPPGEHAAAEPTRPRQRLLLAGAIVLSVAFAVLITFAGDQSQRLSLVTASVWLLPFALGAAALAPESGRFGALSRLLLAGWLAGTAALPHMWRTHVEARLAAAERQLESLGTRADPFLHYLLEDFGNQARDRFAAGESGVQLLYRTWVASGLAQQPYPARIVLWSGSGESLVPEVQLGSAPMPRVAEEGQLDNMLRVARSQRSWAIIEFSDVSDLSRLLTVPLADGSLITVMVPPRRTLDRISAVAPFLGVIAPATTRLNLVEASGPEPQQTFIEWQPSLEGWRSEAFVKYPDGWYHAHLAVSVAPAGVRLARGMLLIAFDLALLTLLWVIGVVGRGGAAIPRGGWRTWLDTFRARITIALFGFFLVPTLVFGWVAYRALAGEVARVAQTWAQYSVSRVVLEFQEGVADLADLAAHAGTDVLWYIGGELIAVSSREALDLGVYGAWMPPDVFNRLETGEDLSALAGQSLGDYSYITAYHAVRPSGTLGVPMSLSSGETAVRQREFAHLVLFAVVVGALLSLALSVAVGRALAGPIGQLRRASAAVGAGRFGVQLPEREGGEFGQLFTSFNRMARRLRRARARELRTARVLAWGEMARQVAHEIKNPLTPIKLSVQHLRRAYADRHPQFEEVLESNVSQILTEIDRLSEIARAFSRYGAPNIASGPIAAVDVPAVIREALTLYRSGDRTVRYIDDVQPDLPRGRARSNELKEVLLNVVENARAALDGPGDIIVSAYETDSGHIDIDVADTGPGIAEQNLTRVFEPHFSTRSSGTGLGLAIVRRLVESWEGTVTAASREGGGTVIRIRLLVADRDARLPADGRGANDGGGGTRPD, encoded by the coding sequence TTGAAGCGGATCCAGGCCGAACGGTCGGTGCTCGGGGCTCTTGGCGCAACCGTCCTGACGCTCTACCTGCTCGTGTGGTGGACGCGTCGGCTGGAGGTCGGCTGGCTGATTGCGGCCATCGCGGCGTTTATCGTTGCCGTGGCATTGACGTGGCTGGCGTGGCGCCGCCGCGCCGCGCCGCGTCCGCTGGTGCTGTCGCTCGGCCTGCTGCTGCTGGGCGCGGGGTTCGCGACCATGACGACCTGGCAGTTCGAACGTATCGGGCTGAGCTGGAGCAGCATTGTCGAGCAAAGGCAGGCGCGCATCGGCGCGGAGCTGAACGCGCGCATGAGCGATGTCGTCCAGCGCGGCATGGCGTCCGCGCGGCAGGCGGCGGCCATCGCGGGATCGCGCAGCGCATCGACGGACATGTTCCGGCCGCTGGCCACGCTGCGGGAGCAGTATCAGGTGGACGGGCTGGCGCTCTACACGCAGCAGGGCGGACTGCTGGCATGGGCGGGGGAGCATCGCGGCGAGCTGCCGGACACGCTCTGGATGCGGGAGATGAGCGCGTACTTCGAGGAGCGGCCGCTCTTCAGCTACGTGTATTTTCCGGTGCTCGTGCCGGGCCGTGAGGAGTACGCAATCGCCGCAGTGCTGGTGGAGACGGGCGTCATCAGTGACGGGAGCGATGGCGGTATCGGTGAGGTGGTGGAAGCACGCACGCAGACCCGGGCATCGTTCCGGAGCGGCGGCGGTTCCGATGAAGTCTGGTCGCTCGTGGTGGGCGGTGACACCGTCGTGCATGCCCGGCTCGAGCCGCTGACGCAGCGCAGCTGGCGGGAGCGGGTGGAGCGCACGGCGCGTGTGGTCGTTCTGCTGCTGGTTCTCTTCGCGTACCTCGCGCTGTGTGTCGCGTGGCTGCGCAGCACCGGGCCCTCCCGGCCGGCGTGGGCGGCCGCTCTGCCTCTGGCGGCGCTCCTTCCGGTGATCATGGGAGCTCCGCTGCGCGAGACGCTCGGCGCCGAGCGTCTGTTCTCTCCAGTCCTCTTCACGCTGCCGCCGCGCGACTATTCGCTCGGCGCCCTGCTCGCCGTGCTCCTTCCGCTGACGGCCCTCGTGGCAGGTGCACGGCGCAGGCAGCGGCCGGTATTCCGCCCGGGCGTGCGCATCGCCGCCGGTGCGCTGGTCGTCGCTGTTGCCTATCCGCTGGTTCTCAGCGTGCTGTTCGCAGGAACCACGACGACACTGCTGGAAGGGACGCCCGCCTACTGGTATGCGTTCCAGCTGGCTACGGTGCTGATCCTGTCGGTTGTAACGCTGTTCTCACTGCCGCGCCGCAACCCGCCCGGGGAACATGCGGCCGCCGAGCCCACGCGTCCGCGCCAGCGACTGCTGCTGGCGGGCGCGATCGTGTTGTCCGTCGCCTTTGCCGTCCTCATCACATTCGCGGGTGATCAGTCGCAGCGTCTGTCGCTGGTGACGGCATCGGTGTGGCTGCTGCCGTTCGCGCTGGGCGCCGCTGCGCTGGCGCCGGAGTCGGGACGCTTCGGGGCACTGTCGCGACTGCTGCTGGCCGGGTGGCTGGCGGGCACGGCCGCGCTGCCGCACATGTGGCGCACGCACGTGGAGGCTCGTCTGGCCGCCGCGGAGCGTCAGCTGGAGAGTCTGGGGACCCGGGCCGATCCGTTCCTGCATTATCTGCTGGAGGACTTCGGTAACCAGGCGCGCGACCGGTTCGCGGCGGGAGAGAGCGGTGTTCAGCTGCTGTACCGAACGTGGGTGGCGAGCGGGCTCGCGCAGCAACCGTATCCGGCGCGAATCGTTCTGTGGTCCGGCTCGGGCGAGTCGCTCGTGCCCGAGGTCCAGCTCGGATCCGCACCCATGCCGCGCGTGGCGGAGGAAGGTCAGCTGGACAACATGCTCCGTGTCGCGCGGTCGCAGAGGTCGTGGGCGATCATCGAGTTCTCGGACGTGTCCGATCTCAGCCGGCTGCTGACGGTGCCTCTGGCAGACGGATCACTCATCACCGTGATGGTCCCGCCGCGGCGGACGCTCGACCGTATCAGCGCCGTTGCGCCGTTCCTCGGCGTCATTGCGCCGGCGACGACGCGCCTGAACCTGGTCGAGGCGAGCGGGCCGGAGCCGCAGCAGACGTTCATCGAGTGGCAGCCGAGCCTCGAGGGTTGGCGCAGCGAGGCGTTCGTGAAATACCCCGACGGCTGGTATCACGCTCATCTGGCGGTTTCCGTCGCCCCGGCCGGCGTACGGCTGGCGCGCGGCATGCTGCTGATTGCATTCGATCTCGCCCTGCTCACCCTGCTGTGGGTGATCGGCGTCGTCGGACGGGGCGGCGCTGCCATCCCGCGCGGCGGCTGGCGCACGTGGCTGGACACGTTCCGTGCGCGCATTACGATCGCGCTGTTCGGCTTCTTCCTCGTGCCGACCCTCGTGTTCGGCTGGGTCGCGTACCGCGCGCTGGCAGGGGAGGTGGCGCGCGTGGCGCAGACGTGGGCGCAGTACTCCGTGTCGCGGGTGGTGCTGGAGTTCCAGGAGGGCGTCGCGGATCTGGCTGACCTGGCCGCGCATGCAGGCACGGATGTGCTGTGGTATATCGGTGGTGAGCTGATCGCGGTGTCCTCGCGTGAAGCGCTCGATCTCGGCGTCTACGGCGCCTGGATGCCGCCCGACGTGTTCAACCGCCTGGAGACGGGCGAGGACCTGTCTGCGCTCGCTGGGCAGAGTCTGGGCGACTACTCCTACATCACGGCGTATCATGCCGTAAGACCGTCGGGCACACTCGGCGTGCCGATGTCGCTGTCATCGGGTGAAACGGCGGTGCGCCAGCGGGAGTTTGCCCATCTGGTGCTGTTCGCCGTGGTCGTCGGCGCGCTGCTGTCGCTCGCGCTCTCCGTAGCCGTGGGCCGGGCGCTGGCGGGCCCGATCGGACAGCTGCGGCGGGCGAGTGCGGCCGTTGGCGCGGGCCGTTTCGGCGTGCAGCTGCCGGAGCGGGAGGGTGGGGAGTTCGGCCAGCTCTTCACATCGTTCAACCGGATGGCGCGACGGCTGCGCCGTGCACGAGCGCGCGAACTGCGTACGGCACGCGTGCTCGCCTGGGGTGAAATGGCGCGACAGGTGGCGCACGAGATCAAGAACCCGCTCACACCGATCAAGCTGTCGGTCCAGCATCTGCGGCGGGCCTACGCGGACCGTCATCCCCAGTTCGAGGAAGTTCTCGAGTCGAATGTGTCGCAGATCCTCACCGAGATCGATCGTCTGAGCGAGATCGCGCGAGCGTTCTCGCGCTACGGCGCGCCCAACATCGCGTCCGGCCCGATCGCGGCCGTGGACGTGCCCGCCGTGATACGCGAGGCGCTCACGCTCTACCGGTCAGGCGACCGCACGGTTCGCTACATAGACGATGTGCAGCCGGACCTGCCCCGCGGCCGTGCCCGCTCGAACGAACTCAAGGAAGTACTCCTCAACGTGGTGGAGAATGCGCGTGCCGCCCTCGACGGCCCGGGCGACATCATCGTCAGCGCGTACGAAACCGACAGCGGACACATCGACATCGATGTCGCCGACACGGGCCCGGGTATCGCGGAACAGAACCTGACGCGGGTCTTCGAGCCGCACTTCTCCACGCGCTCGTCCGGAACGGGTCTCGGCCTCGCAATCGTCAGGCGACTGGTCGAGTCCTGGGAGGGTACCGTGACGGCCGCATCGCGGGAAGGAGGCGGTACCGTGATCCGGATCCGTCTGCTCGTGGCCGACCGCGATGCGAGGCTGCCGGCAGATGGCAGGGGAGCGAACGACGGCGGGGGTGGGACACGGCCGGATTGA